Part of the Lichenicola cladoniae genome is shown below.
GGGTAATCGAAAGCGTCACGATCCCCAGGAAAACCCCGCTGATCCGTCCGAAGAACATGAAATAGCCCAGCACCGTGGCGAACAGGGCGGAGACCACCACAGAGGCCAGCAATGCCGCGATCGTCAGGCCATGGGCGCTGCCCAGGTCGACGGTCATCACCCCGTAAACATAGCCCGACAACCCAAAAAACGCGGTCTGTCCGAAAGAAAGGGCGCCGCAATAGCCCCAGATCAGGCAGAGCCCGAGTGCCATGAACACCCAATCGAGAAAATAAACCGTATTGCCGACCGTGTAGCCGTCGGTCATCACCGGGAAGCCGATGGCAATCAGCAGGACAAGGATAAAGCCGGCCCAGAACAGCCTGCCACGTCCGAGGGTCTGCGGCCCTTCCAGCAGGTGGATCAGTCGGATCATGAGCTGCGCTTCTGCAACAGCCACCCGGAAACACCGTTCGGCAGTATCCGGATCATGGCGATCACCGCGACCAGCAGGGCGATCTGGCCCGCCAACTGGCCCTCCCAGGACGTTGCGACGGCCTTGATCACGCCGAGCGCCGCTGCCGCAGGTGCCGTACCGATGAACACGTCGGCCCCGCCGATCACCACGGTCGCGAATGCTTCCATCAGGAACGTAGCGCCCATGGTCGGCACGATGGTCATGGTCGGCGCGTAGAGACCGCCGGTCAGACCTGCCAGCGCGGCTCCGAGGCCGAAGGTCAGGCTATAGACAAGACGGGTATCGACCCCGAGCGCCTCGGCCATGTGCGGCACCTGGATGGTGGCCCGGGCCACCGTGCCGTAGCGGGTGGCGTTGAACAGGATGTAGAGGCCGACCAGAAGCAAAACCGCGGCGCCGATCAGCACCAGTCGATAGATCGGGTAGGAGTAGCCCCCGAACGGTACGCTGCCGAAAGGCGTTCCGATCCCGGGAAGGCTGGATCCCAGGACGATCAGCGTGCCTTGCGTCGCGATCAGGCTGATGCCCCAGGTGGCGACGATACTGTCCAGCGGCCGGCCATAAAGGTGGCGGATAACCAGTCGCTCGAGCGCGATGCCGACGATCCCGGCTACCAGTGCACCGGAAAGGATCGCGAACGGGAGCGGCACACCGAGCCGGGTGACGCTGACCGTCACATAGGCGCCGCACATGATGAACTCGCCATG
Proteins encoded:
- a CDS encoding ABC transporter permease subunit → MTDLINLLYQCGDAFAFLVLSSLGLAVIFGMMGVINLAHGEFIMCGAYVTVSVTRLGVPLPFAILSGALVAGIVGIALERLVIRHLYGRPLDSIVATWGISLIATQGTLIVLGSSLPGIGTPFGSVPFGGYSYPIYRLVLIGAAVLLLVGLYILFNATRYGTVARATIQVPHMAEALGVDTRLVYSLTFGLGAALAGLTGGLYAPTMTIVPTMGATFLMEAFATVVIGGADVFIGTAPAAAALGVIKAVATSWEGQLAGQIALLVAVIAMIRILPNGVSGWLLQKRSS